One Alphaproteobacteria bacterium genomic region harbors:
- a CDS encoding 3-keto-5-aminohexanoate cleavage protein → MAASRKVIITCAVTGSIHTPTMSPHLPITPDEVARDAIAAAEAGAAILHLHARDPKNGRPTPSPDVFMQFLPRIKQQSNAVVNITTGGGQGMTLQERLAAPLRAKPEMCSLNMGSMNFGLYPMLNRYKEWKYEWEPHHLEASRDSIFRNTFKDIEHILKDLGEGCGTRFEFECYDIGHLYTLAHFLDRGLVKPPLFVQTIFGILGGIGADPENLMHMRRIADKLFGNAYHWSILAAGRHQMNFITIGAIMGGNVRVGLEDSLYIGKGKLAESNADQVAKIKRIVEELSLEVATPDEARRMLALKGGDQVAF, encoded by the coding sequence ATGGCCGCGAGCCGCAAAGTCATCATCACCTGCGCCGTCACGGGCTCGATTCACACACCGACAATGTCGCCGCATCTACCGATCACGCCGGACGAAGTGGCGCGCGACGCCATCGCCGCGGCGGAAGCGGGGGCGGCGATTCTGCATCTCCACGCGCGCGATCCGAAGAACGGTCGGCCGACGCCGAGCCCGGATGTATTCATGCAATTCCTTCCCCGCATCAAGCAGCAGTCGAACGCCGTCGTGAACATCACGACCGGCGGCGGCCAAGGCATGACCCTGCAGGAGCGCCTCGCAGCACCGCTCAGGGCCAAGCCGGAAATGTGCTCGCTCAACATGGGCTCGATGAACTTCGGGCTTTATCCGATGCTCAATCGCTACAAGGAATGGAAGTACGAATGGGAGCCGCATCATCTCGAGGCGTCGCGTGACTCTATATTCCGCAATACATTCAAGGATATCGAGCACATTCTAAAGGATTTGGGCGAGGGATGCGGCACGCGCTTCGAGTTCGAGTGCTACGACATCGGCCATCTTTACACTCTCGCGCATTTTCTCGATCGCGGGCTGGTCAAACCGCCACTCTTCGTGCAGACGATCTTCGGCATCCTCGGCGGCATCGGGGCCGATCCCGAGAATCTCATGCACATGCGCCGCATCGCCGACAAGCTGTTCGGAAATGCCTATCACTGGTCGATCCTAGCCGCGGGCCGTCACCAGATGAATTTCATCACCATCGGCGCCATCATGGGCGGCAATGTACGCGTCGGGCTCGAGGACAGCCTTTACATCGGCAAAGGCAAGCTAGCCGAGAGCAACGCGGACCAGGTTGCAAAGATCAAACGCATCGTTGAGGAACTTTCCCTCGAAGTGGCGACACCCGACGAAGCGCGGCGTATGCTGGCGCTCAAGGGTGGGGATCAGGTCGCGTTTTGA
- a CDS encoding ABC transporter ATP-binding protein, with protein MTAPPVDFLKVEHLEVRYGDLVGVADVSLEVRSGTIVALLGSNGAGKTTTLNAIAGLVAATRGKIEWRGESIAGEPAFAIVRKRMALSPEGWRLFTAQTVEQNLRLGTTSLQDKRRGPAILERVYELFPRLKERRKQRAGTLSGGERQMLALGRALMSEPSILLLDEPSLGLAPAIVETLYETLDRLHDGGLTLLLAEQSIHLALEVADYGYVLQTGRTVLEGPASQLANDPQVRRIYLGL; from the coding sequence TTGACCGCACCTCCAGTGGACTTTCTCAAGGTCGAGCATCTCGAGGTCCGCTATGGGGATTTGGTAGGGGTGGCTGACGTATCGCTCGAAGTGAGATCGGGCACGATCGTAGCGCTTCTCGGCTCGAACGGTGCGGGCAAAACCACGACGCTCAACGCGATCGCGGGCCTCGTGGCGGCCACAAGGGGCAAGATCGAGTGGCGCGGGGAAAGTATTGCGGGCGAGCCTGCTTTCGCCATCGTGCGCAAGAGAATGGCGCTCTCGCCGGAAGGTTGGCGGCTTTTCACCGCGCAGACGGTCGAACAGAATCTGAGGCTCGGGACGACCTCGCTTCAAGACAAGCGCCGCGGTCCTGCCATTCTCGAGCGTGTCTACGAGCTCTTCCCTCGCCTCAAGGAGCGCCGCAAGCAGCGTGCCGGAACGCTTTCGGGCGGCGAGCGGCAGATGCTGGCCCTTGGGCGCGCACTTATGAGCGAGCCGAGTATCCTACTGCTGGACGAACCGAGCCTCGGTCTCGCCCCGGCGATCGTCGAGACGCTCTACGAGACGCTCGACCGCCTGCACGACGGCGGGTTGACGCTGCTGCTTGCCGAGCAATCGATCCATCTGGCGCTCGAGGTCGCGGACTACGGTTATGTCCTGCAAACCGGACGTACGGTGCTTGAAGGCCCGGCGAGCCAGCTTGCCAATGATCCGCAAGTGCGGCGCATCTATCTCGGCTTGTGA
- a CDS encoding ABC transporter ATP-binding protein, whose translation MLLEANDITMAFDGFLAVSGATFEVAEGEIVGLIGPNGAGKSTFFNCLAGDLTPTAGRVTFDTVDVTRATPEMHARSGIARTFQVPATFADLTVLENVMVGAFLRHSNAAIARRAARQVLELTGLADKAERRAGNLGTPGRKRLELARAMATEPRLILLDEALAGLNPTEIQRAIELVRAIHRTGVTLVIVEHIMDVILTLANRVVVFNQGHVIAQGAPRDVVNDPVVIDAYLGHSHARRSREGGIV comes from the coding sequence ATGCTGCTTGAGGCCAACGACATCACGATGGCATTCGACGGCTTCCTCGCCGTCTCGGGTGCTACATTCGAGGTGGCGGAGGGCGAAATCGTCGGGTTGATCGGGCCGAACGGCGCCGGGAAATCGACCTTCTTCAATTGCCTGGCCGGCGACCTTACACCGACCGCCGGCCGTGTAACCTTCGATACGGTCGATGTGACGAGGGCAACGCCCGAGATGCATGCGCGGAGCGGAATCGCGCGCACGTTTCAAGTCCCCGCGACGTTCGCGGACCTGACCGTTCTCGAAAACGTGATGGTCGGTGCTTTTTTGCGTCATTCGAATGCGGCGATTGCCCGCCGGGCAGCACGGCAAGTCCTCGAATTAACCGGCCTCGCCGATAAGGCCGAGCGGCGCGCGGGCAATCTCGGAACACCAGGCCGCAAGCGCCTCGAGCTCGCACGCGCGATGGCGACGGAACCGCGTCTTATTCTGCTCGACGAAGCGCTCGCCGGCCTCAATCCAACGGAGATCCAGCGGGCAATCGAGCTCGTGCGCGCCATTCACCGCACCGGCGTGACGCTTGTCATCGTTGAGCACATCATGGATGTGATTCTGACGCTCGCGAATCGCGTCGTGGTCTTCAACCAAGGCCACGTGATCGCACAAGGCGCCCCCAGAGACGTCGTCAACGACCCGGTGGTGATCGACGCCTATCTCGGTCATTCGCACGCGCGCCGAAGCCGAGAAGGGGGTATCGTTTGA
- a CDS encoding branched-chain amino acid ABC transporter permease: MFRGRAIGWSALTIALLGFPLVFTGAYYEQLAALVILSAIAASAWNLIGGYAGQVSVGHAVFFGAGAYMPLLFYKLWGVSPILGFPAGIAVGVIIAVGIGVPTFRLSGHYFSMATIAVAELIRILVGNWDFLGASIGLMGPPTARGWWDLVFRSSVPYYYIFLSVLAILLAITRWMERSRFGYYLRAIRANERAARSLGVPVSRYKLLALMVSAGFTSLAGSLYAAKFGFVDPNSGLAILVSVNMVIMAALGGAGRLLGPLLGATILVPLQTTMNSIFGGGGTGLTYVFYGGIILLIARFEPGGLIQMSERIRARVRARAAGAEADAGGAHAA; this comes from the coding sequence ATGTTTCGGGGCCGGGCAATCGGGTGGTCGGCGCTGACGATCGCGCTGCTCGGATTCCCGCTTGTCTTCACCGGTGCGTATTACGAGCAGCTTGCGGCATTGGTCATCCTCTCGGCGATTGCGGCCTCTGCGTGGAACCTGATTGGCGGCTATGCGGGGCAGGTCTCGGTCGGGCATGCCGTTTTCTTTGGCGCCGGAGCCTATATGCCGCTTCTGTTTTATAAGCTTTGGGGGGTAAGCCCGATTCTGGGCTTTCCCGCGGGCATTGCAGTCGGCGTAATTATCGCGGTGGGAATCGGCGTGCCCACATTCAGGCTATCCGGACATTATTTCAGCATGGCAACCATCGCAGTCGCCGAACTGATCCGCATCCTCGTCGGCAACTGGGACTTCCTTGGGGCCTCGATCGGGCTCATGGGACCGCCCACGGCGCGTGGGTGGTGGGACCTCGTGTTTCGAAGCTCGGTTCCTTATTACTATATTTTCCTGAGCGTGCTCGCGATTCTCCTCGCCATCACGCGGTGGATGGAACGGAGCCGTTTCGGCTATTACCTCCGCGCGATCCGCGCCAATGAGCGCGCGGCCCGAAGCCTGGGCGTGCCGGTCAGCCGCTACAAGCTCTTAGCACTTATGGTAAGTGCCGGCTTCACATCCCTCGCGGGTTCGCTTTATGCGGCGAAGTTCGGCTTCGTCGATCCGAACAGCGGGCTGGCGATCCTCGTCTCGGTCAATATGGTGATCATGGCGGCCCTCGGCGGCGCCGGGCGCCTGCTCGGCCCGCTTTTGGGCGCCACAATCCTGGTGCCTCTGCAGACCACAATGAACTCGATATTCGGCGGCGGAGGGACGGGCCTGACCTATGTGTTTTATGGCGGCATCATCCTCCTGATCGCACGGTTCGAACCGGGGGGCCTCATTCAGATGTCGGAGCGTATCAGGGCACGCGTTCGGGCTCGCGCGGCAGGGGCCGAAGCCGATGCGGGAGGCGCCCATGCTGCTTGA
- a CDS encoding branched-chain amino acid ABC transporter permease produces the protein MILLQVIVGGLLIGAVYALFSSGLTLVWGMMNVINFAHGEFVMLGMYVAFWAFTLVGAGPLSFTALAAILLFILGIVVYMALIRHVIRGPMLAQILATFGLLLLLRYAAFWAFSANFVTLPEGLVGPGFNLGGILLSAPKLLAGIVALALTIGMHVLLTRTAVGSQILAVAEDRDAAMLMGIRPDRMQAIAWGLAGASAGIAGALIATFFPISPTVGESLALIAFVVVTLGGFGSVPGAMIAGLVIGLIESLSAYYFGPVYQDVFVYGLFVVVLWVRPHGLMGKA, from the coding sequence TTGATCCTCCTTCAAGTGATCGTCGGCGGCCTTTTGATTGGGGCCGTCTATGCGCTCTTCTCATCGGGACTCACCCTCGTCTGGGGCATGATGAACGTGATCAACTTCGCCCACGGCGAGTTCGTCATGCTCGGCATGTATGTCGCGTTTTGGGCCTTCACGCTTGTCGGTGCCGGTCCGCTGAGTTTCACCGCACTCGCAGCCATACTCCTCTTCATTCTCGGCATCGTCGTGTACATGGCTCTGATCCGGCATGTCATCCGAGGACCGATGCTCGCGCAGATTCTTGCAACCTTCGGACTTCTGCTCCTGCTTCGCTATGCGGCGTTCTGGGCATTCAGCGCGAATTTCGTGACACTTCCCGAAGGGTTGGTCGGACCCGGCTTCAATCTCGGCGGAATCCTTCTCAGCGCGCCCAAGCTTCTCGCCGGTATCGTCGCACTCGCACTGACGATCGGCATGCACGTACTTCTGACGCGTACAGCGGTCGGCAGTCAGATCCTGGCGGTCGCCGAAGATCGCGATGCGGCCATGCTGATGGGAATCCGCCCAGACCGCATGCAAGCGATTGCATGGGGACTCGCAGGCGCCTCCGCGGGAATCGCGGGCGCTTTGATCGCCACGTTCTTTCCGATTTCGCCGACAGTCGGCGAGTCCCTCGCACTGATCGCCTTTGTCGTCGTGACCCTCGGCGGGTTCGGAAGCGTGCCGGGTGCGATGATTGCCGGTCTCGTCATCGGACTCATTGAATCCTTGTCCGCGTATTATTTTGGCCCCGTCTATCAGGACGTGTTCGTTTATGGGCTTTTCGTCGTTGTCTTATGGGTGCGGCCTCATGGCCTCATGGGGAAGGCCTAG
- a CDS encoding ABC transporter substrate-binding protein — protein MKKLMIAALLLAGMGVATVSTAQDAVKVGVLMPLSGNSASAGQSAKAAIELAAEIVNNPHPELTNLPLAATAGLPNLGGAKIQLVVADHQGNPSEGQNQALRLITQEHVVALIGSYQSNVSFTATAVAERYGVPFVVGDSVAANITGRGFKWVFRTTPVATDFANVYMDFLDELKKAGHPAGNIAVVYENTDYGTSVAGTVRDAAKRHGVNIVADIAYNANGADVSPQVLQLKEKNPDAVIFISYTADSILYMKTMKSLDYLPKLVIGDDSGFSDPAFIKAVGNIAQGAINRSAWDIGPKDSTTQRINDMFKAKTGHDMDDTSARDMQAAFVLFDAINRAGSTDPTAIQNALRATDLKADQLMMGYRGVKFDDTGQNTLAATYLIQLFGENYVAVWPGKSAQRQFEYPFKGWN, from the coding sequence ATGAAGAAGCTAATGATAGCAGCCCTTCTCCTGGCGGGAATGGGGGTCGCCACGGTTTCAACCGCACAGGATGCGGTCAAGGTCGGCGTCCTCATGCCGCTCAGCGGAAACTCCGCGAGTGCCGGTCAATCCGCCAAGGCGGCGATCGAGCTTGCCGCCGAGATCGTCAACAATCCGCACCCCGAATTGACGAACCTTCCGCTCGCCGCCACCGCCGGCCTACCGAACTTGGGTGGCGCCAAAATCCAACTCGTTGTCGCCGATCACCAGGGCAACCCGTCTGAAGGTCAGAATCAGGCGCTCCGACTGATCACCCAGGAGCATGTCGTGGCACTCATCGGGAGTTACCAGTCGAACGTGAGCTTCACGGCAACCGCGGTCGCAGAGCGCTATGGCGTCCCATTCGTCGTTGGCGACTCGGTCGCGGCGAACATCACCGGCCGCGGATTCAAGTGGGTTTTCCGAACGACCCCTGTGGCGACCGACTTTGCCAACGTCTACATGGATTTCCTGGACGAGCTCAAGAAGGCCGGCCACCCGGCAGGCAACATCGCCGTCGTGTACGAGAATACCGACTACGGCACGTCCGTCGCCGGAACGGTGCGTGATGCCGCGAAGCGGCACGGCGTCAATATCGTCGCCGACATCGCTTATAACGCGAACGGTGCCGACGTCTCGCCCCAGGTGCTTCAGCTCAAGGAGAAGAACCCGGATGCCGTGATCTTCATCAGCTATACCGCCGATTCGATTCTTTACATGAAGACAATGAAGAGTCTCGACTACTTGCCCAAGCTGGTCATTGGGGACGATTCTGGATTCTCCGATCCTGCATTCATTAAGGCTGTAGGCAATATCGCGCAAGGGGCGATCAACCGAAGTGCGTGGGATATCGGCCCGAAGGATAGCACGACGCAGCGCATCAACGACATGTTCAAAGCCAAGACAGGTCATGACATGGACGATACGAGTGCGCGCGACATGCAAGCGGCGTTCGTATTGTTCGATGCGATTAATCGTGCGGGCTCGACCGATCCCACGGCGATTCAAAATGCGCTGCGGGCAACGGACCTCAAGGCCGATCAGCTCATGATGGGCTATCGCGGGGTGAAGTTCGACGACACTGGACAGAATACGCTCGCGGCGACCTATTTGATCCAGCTCTTCGGCGAAAATTACGTGGCCGTGTGGCCGGGAAAGTCGGCGCAGCGTCAATTCGAATATCCCTTCAAGGGCTGGAACTAG